From Heliomicrobium modesticaldum Ice1, a single genomic window includes:
- a CDS encoding methyl-accepting chemotaxis protein, whose product MEKGTDMQKSLLKKMVFFSLLITLVPVLISLALMYWQVRSEMIANQEQRLTEHLQNQVRLIETIFKETQNKGRIISQEGLIMEAVNGANQGASLQVSALSRFLQDVYRADQGLYENIFITGRNGLIYADAVGGSSIGTDVRSFDFFQPSIGGQSYVSQVIQSPITKRPVVVVSTPIRSHQGEAEPAGILAMAVEFNRIAQPIIESPIGQTGYNYITNEKGLVLAHPDSSKVWELDISKMTNGLEQIPAKAAQSAGTLTHPVDRDTYTTAYTAVPGLPLLLLSTIDQDEYASRFSNMLVLIAGVTMALVILAGTVATIYSKELVATIKQLRAAMAHGAAGNLTVRAKIKAKDEMAGLAKAFNIMVESQSQVVGAVRKSSDELAASSQELAASNAEINATISDMSKHMEQMARDAELGSQSIVQVSQVLVELASLIQIARQAALVVDEKSQLTLAQARKGKATVHETMVDMTNIQNRSQEIEGIITNLNEYTQQISSITDTITSIATQTNLLALNAAIEAARAGEHGRGFAVVADEVRKLAEQSTQGAAEVSAILEKVQSRTADAVQATQRSREDVQQGVAAVRHSGEVLEQILQAVELSSKEVARIVEITDEEVTSSDKILQLIDEVAKVIERTSQIATHMAASSEEAAATMENLAAASEQISAMAAQLSQSVRKFKTDAH is encoded by the coding sequence ATGGAGAAAGGAACGGATATGCAAAAAAGCCTTTTGAAGAAGATGGTCTTTTTTTCCCTTTTGATCACCCTAGTTCCTGTGCTCATTTCGCTGGCGCTGATGTACTGGCAGGTCCGTTCGGAGATGATCGCCAATCAGGAGCAGCGGCTGACGGAACACCTTCAGAACCAAGTCCGGCTGATCGAGACCATTTTTAAGGAAACCCAAAACAAGGGCAGGATCATCAGTCAGGAAGGCCTGATCATGGAAGCGGTGAACGGGGCCAATCAGGGAGCAAGTCTGCAGGTTTCCGCCCTTTCACGCTTTTTGCAGGACGTCTATAGGGCTGATCAAGGCTTGTACGAAAACATCTTCATCACCGGCCGCAACGGGTTGATCTATGCCGATGCAGTGGGCGGTTCCAGCATAGGTACCGACGTGCGCAGCTTCGACTTTTTTCAGCCGTCTATAGGCGGACAGTCTTATGTGTCCCAAGTCATCCAATCGCCGATCACCAAACGACCTGTCGTCGTCGTTTCCACTCCCATCAGAAGCCATCAAGGAGAGGCCGAACCGGCGGGCATCCTGGCGATGGCCGTCGAGTTTAACCGGATCGCCCAGCCGATCATCGAGAGCCCTATCGGACAGACGGGATACAACTATATCACTAACGAAAAAGGGCTGGTCCTGGCACACCCCGATTCGTCCAAGGTCTGGGAGTTGGACATCAGCAAAATGACGAACGGACTGGAGCAGATCCCTGCGAAGGCTGCCCAAAGCGCTGGCACGTTGACGCACCCCGTAGATAGAGACACCTACACTACCGCCTATACGGCCGTTCCCGGCCTGCCCTTGTTGCTCCTGAGCACCATCGATCAAGATGAATACGCCAGTCGGTTCTCGAACATGCTTGTTCTCATCGCCGGTGTCACCATGGCGCTGGTCATCCTGGCCGGGACGGTGGCGACCATTTATTCCAAAGAACTGGTTGCCACGATCAAGCAGTTGCGGGCGGCCATGGCTCACGGCGCCGCCGGCAATCTGACGGTTCGGGCAAAGATAAAAGCGAAGGATGAGATGGCGGGATTGGCCAAAGCCTTCAATATCATGGTGGAGAGCCAATCCCAGGTGGTAGGAGCGGTGCGCAAGTCCTCTGATGAACTCGCCGCTTCCTCCCAGGAATTGGCCGCCTCCAACGCCGAGATCAACGCGACGATCTCCGACATGAGCAAGCATATGGAACAGATGGCCAGAGATGCCGAACTGGGCAGTCAATCGATCGTCCAGGTCTCCCAGGTCTTAGTCGAACTGGCCTCACTCATCCAGATCGCCCGTCAGGCCGCTCTGGTCGTCGATGAGAAGTCGCAGTTGACGCTGGCGCAGGCGAGAAAAGGCAAGGCTACTGTCCATGAGACCATGGTTGATATGACCAACATCCAAAACCGGTCTCAGGAGATCGAAGGGATCATCACGAACTTGAACGAGTACACCCAGCAGATCAGCTCCATCACCGACACGATCACATCGATCGCCACGCAGACCAACCTGCTGGCCTTGAACGCGGCCATCGAAGCAGCGCGGGCCGGTGAGCATGGCCGAGGTTTTGCTGTCGTCGCCGATGAGGTGCGCAAGCTGGCCGAGCAATCGACACAGGGGGCGGCGGAGGTTTCGGCCATCCTCGAAAAAGTTCAGTCGCGAACAGCCGATGCCGTTCAGGCGACCCAGCGGAGTCGCGAGGATGTGCAACAGGGCGTCGCTGCTGTGAGACACTCGGGCGAAGTGCTTGAACAGATCCTGCAAGCGGTGGAACTGTCCAGCAAAGAAGTGGCGCGCATCGTCGAGATCACCGACGAAGAGGTGACCAGCTCCGATAAGATCCTACAGCTGATCGACGAAGTGGCCAAAGTGATCGAGAGGACGTCCCAGATTGCCACCCACATGGCCGCATCGAGTGAAGAGGCCGCCGCCACGATGGAGAACCTGGCGGCGGCCAGTGAACAGATCAGCGCCATGGC
- a CDS encoding putative manganese-dependent inorganic diphosphatase, which translates to MGVIVIGHRSPDTDSICSAISYAYLKEKLTGREYIAARCGNLKPETDFVLRYFNVEAPRVICDVRSRVADMLGGQAPVAISPDTPIREVGILARDKNIKSLPVVDERNRLLGIITLGDIAQRYLNLDELNDLDRMGLTIGGILRTMGGRFLVPAPLDMKLRGKAIIGAMHVETMVQRIGEGDTVVTGDRENAQLAALEAGAGCLIVTGGLSISERVERLARQKGIPVLTVPYDTFNAARLLGLSAPVSTIMHQDMVCFQPDEFADDARKVMLETRFRNYPVIDHEKKLLGVISRYHLLALQRKQVILVDHNEKSQAVAGLDQAQVLEVIDHHRIGDVQTGEPIYFRGEPVGCTSTIIAAMYEENGIEPPKEIAGLMTAAILSDTVLFKSPTCTARDRRTAEKLAKIAGIDLQDFGLKLFTAGSSLEGRTPEEIIFQDFKEFHLGPLKLGIGQVETMDYDGVTRMQATLLEEMESIRKKKGLDLALLMLTDIIKEGTRLLVAGEKKEPVEKAFGVTIQEQSAYLPGVISRKKQVVPPLSAYLGT; encoded by the coding sequence ATGGGTGTCATTGTCATCGGGCATCGCAGCCCCGATACCGATTCGATCTGTTCGGCCATCAGCTACGCCTACCTCAAGGAGAAGCTGACCGGCCGCGAGTACATAGCCGCCCGCTGCGGCAATCTCAAACCGGAAACAGACTTTGTCCTCCGCTACTTCAACGTCGAAGCGCCCCGCGTCATCTGCGACGTGCGCTCCCGTGTGGCCGACATGCTCGGCGGTCAGGCGCCGGTGGCCATCTCGCCGGACACGCCCATCCGCGAGGTGGGTATCTTGGCCCGCGACAAAAACATCAAGTCCCTGCCGGTCGTCGATGAGCGCAACCGCCTCCTCGGCATCATCACCCTCGGCGACATCGCCCAGCGCTACCTGAACCTGGATGAGTTGAACGACCTTGACCGGATGGGCCTCACCATCGGCGGCATCCTGCGCACCATGGGCGGCCGATTCCTCGTCCCGGCGCCTTTGGATATGAAACTGCGCGGCAAGGCGATCATCGGCGCCATGCATGTGGAGACGATGGTCCAGCGCATCGGCGAAGGCGATACGGTCGTCACCGGTGACCGGGAGAACGCCCAGTTGGCGGCGCTGGAGGCTGGTGCCGGCTGCCTGATCGTCACCGGCGGTCTCAGCATCAGCGAACGGGTGGAGAGGTTAGCCCGTCAAAAGGGCATTCCTGTGCTCACGGTGCCCTACGACACCTTCAACGCCGCCCGACTCCTGGGCCTCAGCGCGCCCGTCAGCACGATCATGCACCAGGATATGGTCTGCTTCCAGCCTGACGAGTTTGCTGACGATGCCCGCAAGGTCATGCTGGAGACGCGCTTTCGCAACTACCCCGTTATCGACCATGAGAAGAAACTGCTCGGTGTCATCTCTCGCTATCACCTGCTGGCGCTTCAGCGCAAACAGGTCATCCTCGTCGACCATAATGAAAAGAGCCAGGCCGTGGCCGGTCTCGACCAGGCCCAGGTCCTCGAGGTGATCGACCATCACCGTATCGGCGATGTTCAGACGGGAGAACCGATCTACTTCCGGGGCGAACCGGTCGGTTGCACGAGCACCATCATCGCCGCGATGTATGAAGAGAACGGGATCGAGCCGCCGAAGGAGATCGCCGGTTTGATGACGGCGGCCATCCTCTCCGATACGGTGCTCTTCAAGAGCCCCACCTGCACTGCCCGCGACCGGCGGACTGCTGAGAAACTGGCCAAGATCGCCGGTATCGACCTGCAGGATTTCGGTCTCAAACTCTTCACGGCCGGTTCCTCTTTGGAAGGCCGGACGCCGGAAGAGATCATCTTCCAAGACTTTAAAGAGTTCCACCTGGGGCCCCTCAAACTGGGCATCGGCCAGGTGGAGACGATGGATTACGACGGCGTCACCCGCATGCAGGCGACCCTGCTTGAAGAGATGGAGTCGATCCGCAAGAAAAAGGGCCTTGATCTGGCCTTGCTCATGCTGACCGACATCATCAAGGAAGGGACGCGGTTGTTGGTGGCCGGCGAGAAGAAGGAGCCTGTCGAAAAAGCTTTCGGCGTGACCATCCAGGAGCAGTCGGCCTATCTTCCCGGCGTCATCTCCCGCAAGAAGCAGGTCGTGCCGCCTTTGTCGGCTTATCTGGGAACCTGA
- a CDS encoding cation diffusion facilitator family transporter, with protein sequence MPRRAIAMLREANYTSLKSAMGNYFLAAVKFLAYQWTGSSAMQAEAIHSFNDGCAQAAVFAGSVFASRKPTASFPNGFGRLSNLIVLFVAIFMTYNAVKAISSGYAAMLNPHLPTGFYWNLFVLAVSLAVDGIVLVTAMKDIAREAEVEAEGFALFRLSLQKYHLASPETRLVFFEDLLASVAILVAMAGLTATQFGIVPWGDGLAGLVIGLLLLGIAVSVAWENVKGLIGYTAPEEVVDEIAETIMDVQGVEDLYDLDVVREGAYLDVDGTIELPETWSVGQAEDVKEEIQRRLKVIYPNIHNVTLSIHEDDELSRWGSRDFVRLKRKKVANRLVKAEKKT encoded by the coding sequence GTGCCCAGACGCGCCATCGCCATGCTGAGAGAAGCTAATTATACGTCGCTGAAGAGCGCCATGGGGAACTATTTCCTCGCGGCCGTAAAATTCCTGGCCTATCAATGGACCGGGTCATCGGCCATGCAGGCCGAGGCGATTCACAGTTTCAACGATGGCTGCGCCCAGGCGGCGGTCTTCGCCGGTTCCGTCTTTGCCTCTCGCAAACCGACTGCCAGTTTCCCCAACGGTTTTGGACGCCTCTCCAACCTGATCGTGCTCTTTGTGGCTATCTTCATGACCTACAACGCCGTCAAAGCCATCTCGTCCGGTTATGCGGCGATGCTGAACCCGCACTTGCCGACGGGTTTTTACTGGAACCTGTTCGTCCTCGCCGTTTCCCTCGCCGTTGACGGGATCGTGCTGGTGACGGCCATGAAGGACATTGCCCGTGAGGCAGAGGTAGAAGCGGAGGGGTTCGCCCTCTTCCGGCTGTCTCTGCAGAAATACCACCTGGCTTCGCCAGAGACGCGGCTCGTCTTTTTCGAAGACCTGCTCGCCTCGGTCGCCATCCTGGTGGCCATGGCCGGCCTGACGGCGACCCAGTTCGGCATCGTCCCCTGGGGCGACGGCCTGGCAGGCCTGGTCATCGGGCTGTTGCTGCTCGGCATCGCCGTCTCCGTTGCCTGGGAGAATGTCAAGGGGCTGATCGGCTACACAGCGCCGGAAGAGGTGGTCGATGAGATCGCCGAGACGATCATGGATGTGCAGGGCGTCGAAGACCTCTACGACCTGGATGTGGTGCGGGAAGGCGCTTATCTCGATGTGGACGGCACGATCGAACTGCCGGAAACCTGGTCGGTTGGCCAGGCGGAAGATGTGAAAGAAGAGATCCAGCGCCGGCTCAAGGTGATCTACCCGAACATCCACAACGTCACCCTCAGCATCCACGAGGATGACGAACTGAGCCGCTGGGGATCGCGCGATTTCGTCCGGCTGAAACGCAAAAAAGTAGCCAACCGACTTGTCAAAGCGGAGAAAAAAACATAG
- a CDS encoding S-layer homology domain-containing protein — protein MKYRVGPKAGALLLAGVVFFSGAVAPAVLPMITASPAWAGEKTSVPADARGHWAEAQIAEMVARGWIRGDEQGLFHPEKAMSRAEFVSLLVRVFEFQVVFIKAPDVRDVAADVPGDAWYAGDLIQAAHTFLALPDKAFHPEEELTREVMAEWVWAAYRHKGGNVDATSPLKAIPFSDAGAIEPAYRESVGAASAVGFIKGDEEGYFKPKATVTRAQAAVIVNRVAGKLSPRGDSIPFTLHGRTDYGKWSTPRQAVLIRNEAEARTFAEQWRDTTLDMPVLSTDGIDFASQALIALIGFASSSSNPPQVTAMIRQGNTLTVYLEKKTGLIETADITGAYRYYRLSKSDVEGLEAVRAELRLVQVNH, from the coding sequence ATGAAATACAGGGTAGGTCCAAAAGCCGGCGCGCTGCTGCTGGCAGGAGTTGTCTTTTTCTCAGGCGCCGTCGCGCCGGCTGTCTTGCCCATGATCACAGCGTCCCCGGCCTGGGCCGGTGAGAAGACGTCTGTTCCCGCTGACGCCCGCGGTCATTGGGCCGAGGCGCAGATCGCGGAAATGGTTGCCCGCGGATGGATCCGCGGCGATGAACAAGGACTCTTTCATCCCGAAAAAGCCATGAGCCGGGCGGAGTTTGTCTCTCTGCTGGTGCGGGTCTTCGAATTTCAGGTGGTCTTCATCAAAGCGCCCGATGTCCGCGATGTGGCCGCCGATGTGCCCGGCGACGCCTGGTATGCCGGCGACCTGATCCAGGCGGCCCATACCTTTTTGGCCCTTCCCGACAAGGCCTTTCATCCTGAAGAAGAACTGACCCGCGAGGTGATGGCCGAGTGGGTCTGGGCTGCTTACCGGCATAAAGGGGGCAACGTCGACGCCACGTCTCCCCTTAAGGCAATCCCCTTTTCTGACGCCGGCGCCATTGAACCGGCGTACCGGGAAAGCGTGGGCGCCGCATCGGCCGTCGGGTTCATCAAAGGCGATGAAGAGGGGTATTTTAAACCCAAGGCGACGGTCACGCGGGCGCAGGCGGCAGTCATCGTCAACCGTGTGGCAGGAAAGCTGTCGCCCCGAGGCGATTCAATCCCCTTCACACTGCACGGACGGACCGATTACGGCAAGTGGAGCACTCCCCGGCAAGCCGTCCTGATCCGCAACGAGGCGGAGGCGCGGACCTTCGCTGAGCAGTGGCGCGACACGACGCTGGACATGCCTGTCTTATCCACCGATGGGATCGATTTTGCCAGCCAGGCGCTCATCGCTCTGATCGGATTCGCCAGTTCCAGTTCCAACCCGCCCCAGGTGACCGCCATGATCAGGCAGGGGAATACACTGACCGTATACCTGGAGAAAAAGACGGGGCTGATCGAAACGGCTGACATCACCGGCGCCTACCGGTATTACCGGCTTTCGAAAAGCGATGTGGAGGGCCTGGAGGCGGTGCGCGCGGAGCTTCGCCTCGTCCAAGTCAATCATTGA
- a CDS encoding (Fe-S)-binding protein, with product MNRSWLPPGKNCGLCGEHSCRSFIRAVHGQEKTYEDCPFYDEKHARAAADWEMEADYPEGDVLGHRYDFVLQPLPGEISARKIVLPFRGDLVEKLEIREGDLVLGRPMGAGCPIPHVLRVIDADPLTGLLTTWVVGPKFARDGQQEVKDVSAYHMIGFEGIATAIRKEPTLGCRMTFLPGFCMMSLNHTGLVNMVLEKAEGPHIRIEDVRILATRDWD from the coding sequence ATGAACCGCTCTTGGTTGCCACCGGGGAAAAACTGCGGCCTCTGCGGTGAGCATAGCTGCCGCTCCTTCATCCGCGCCGTCCATGGGCAGGAAAAAACTTATGAGGACTGCCCCTTCTATGATGAGAAGCACGCCCGCGCCGCCGCCGACTGGGAAATGGAAGCCGACTATCCGGAAGGGGATGTTCTCGGCCATCGCTATGATTTTGTCTTGCAGCCCTTGCCCGGCGAGATATCGGCGCGCAAGATCGTCCTCCCTTTCCGCGGCGACCTGGTAGAGAAATTGGAGATCCGCGAGGGCGATCTGGTGTTGGGCCGGCCCATGGGCGCTGGCTGCCCCATCCCTCATGTGCTGCGGGTGATCGATGCCGATCCGCTCACCGGGTTGCTGACCACCTGGGTGGTCGGTCCCAAGTTTGCCCGCGACGGTCAGCAGGAGGTAAAAGATGTATCGGCTTATCATATGATCGGTTTTGAAGGGATTGCCACGGCGATCCGCAAAGAGCCGACGCTCGGCTGCCGGATGACCTTTTTGCCCGGTTTTTGCATGATGAGCCTCAACCATACGGGACTGGTCAACATGGTCCTGGAAAAAGCTGAGGGCCCCCATATCCGGATCGAGGATGTGCGGATTCTGGCCACGCGGGACTGGGACTGA
- a CDS encoding GTP-binding protein: MKLLVIAGPPSAGKTALTKQIVRRFKDEMKIAYLKIDVVKAFEDIELQREFNILTKKVYSGDLCPDHAGVMVLGDAIEWAEKNEADLFIVESAGLCLRCSPYLNQGLGVIVLSSISGIHAPEKMGAMVALADIAVVTKIDLVSQAEREVFIQKIKEVHPHIVLMETNALQGTSLNRLYQLIAKSEEIDKHNLVLKGSPPIGTCTICIGKKEIGWKHHFGVIKKLDGQIADYLYRGE, from the coding sequence ATGAAACTGCTGGTGATTGCCGGTCCCCCTTCAGCAGGCAAGACAGCGCTGACCAAACAGATCGTGCGACGCTTCAAAGATGAGATGAAGATCGCCTATCTGAAGATCGACGTTGTCAAAGCCTTTGAGGACATTGAACTCCAGCGCGAATTCAATATCCTGACGAAAAAGGTCTACTCGGGCGATCTCTGTCCCGACCACGCCGGCGTCATGGTCCTCGGCGACGCCATCGAGTGGGCGGAAAAAAATGAAGCGGACCTTTTTATCGTCGAAAGTGCCGGCCTCTGCCTGCGTTGCTCTCCCTACCTGAACCAGGGGTTGGGCGTCATTGTGCTCAGTTCCATCTCCGGCATCCATGCGCCGGAGAAGATGGGCGCCATGGTCGCCCTGGCCGATATCGCCGTCGTCACCAAGATCGACCTCGTCAGCCAGGCCGAGCGGGAGGTCTTCATCCAGAAGATCAAAGAGGTCCATCCCCACATCGTCCTCATGGAGACGAATGCGCTGCAAGGGACATCGTTGAACCGTCTCTACCAGTTGATCGCCAAATCGGAGGAGATCGACAAGCACAACCTGGTGCTCAAAGGCAGCCCGCCCATCGGCACCTGCACCATCTGCATCGGCAAGAAGGAGATCGGGTGGAAGCACCACTTCGGTGTGATCAAGAAATTGGACGGCCAGATCGCCGATTACTTGTATCGGGGTGAATGA
- a CDS encoding ATP-binding cassette domain-containing protein: MIQEIMVLPGRDKTGGLENFSGITLKAGETLSIVGPTGSGKTAFITDIELLAQGDTSTRRHVLINGGEPPEELRYNPAMKPIAMITQNTKCFTDLTAEEFLEIHARARRINERGIIDKTIELANKFTGERIRKETKVTILSGGQTRSLMIADALLIGAAPIILLDEIENAGIFKQEVVRLIQNTGKIVIFVTHDPVIALLTQKRVIMSNGAVRKVIDQNESEVRAAQNLIELDKRVGIIREKIRAGDIITKELISVNFG, translated from the coding sequence ATGATCCAGGAAATCATGGTTCTTCCAGGTCGAGATAAGACGGGGGGTCTGGAGAACTTTTCCGGCATCACCCTTAAAGCGGGTGAGACCTTGTCCATCGTCGGGCCCACAGGCAGCGGCAAAACCGCCTTCATCACCGACATCGAGTTGCTGGCGCAAGGGGACACGTCAACGCGGCGGCATGTTTTGATCAACGGTGGTGAACCGCCGGAAGAACTCCGCTACAACCCTGCCATGAAACCGATCGCCATGATCACCCAGAACACGAAATGCTTTACCGACCTCACGGCAGAAGAGTTTCTCGAAATCCATGCCCGCGCCAGGAGGATCAACGAGCGGGGCATCATCGACAAGACGATCGAGTTGGCCAACAAGTTCACAGGTGAGCGGATCCGGAAAGAGACTAAGGTGACCATCCTCTCGGGCGGGCAGACCCGGTCGCTGATGATCGCCGACGCCCTATTGATCGGCGCCGCGCCGATCATCCTCCTCGACGAGATTGAGAACGCCGGCATCTTCAAGCAGGAGGTCGTCCGGTTGATCCAAAACACCGGCAAGATCGTCATCTTCGTCACCCACGATCCGGTCATCGCCCTGTTGACGCAGAAACGGGTGATCATGAGCAACGGCGCCGTGCGCAAGGTCATCGATCAGAACGAGTCGGAGGTGCGGGCGGCGCAGAACCTGATCGAACTGGATAAGCGGGTCGGCATCATCCGGGAAAAAATTCGGGCCGGCGATATCATCACAAAAGAACTGATCAGCGTCAATTTTGGGTGA
- a CDS encoding FprA family A-type flavoprotein, whose protein sequence is MRPVKVKDDIYWVGAVDWDLRDFHGYLTQRGSSYNAYLIMDEKITLVDTVKAYLVEEMLDRIAHVVDPSKIDYIICNHVEMDHSGGITRLMELAPNATIITSPNGQRGLKAHYKRDWPMQVVKTGDRLSLGKRNLSFVLTQMVHWPDNMVAYMPEEKILFSNDAFGQHIASMERFDDQFSYHLIMEEAKKYYANIVLPYGAQVQNALQALAGLEIDLIATSHGLLWRSHVPEILEEYGKWAANYTEEKALIIYDTMWESTKKIAYAIQRAFEHKGIDSKMVNLDSNHMSDIMTELITAKYVCVGSPTLNNNMLPSVAAFLTYLKGLAPKQRVGLAFGSYGWGGQGVAQIEEALKAAGFDMLKPVKAQYIPDERALEEITAQVEAVVGG, encoded by the coding sequence ATGCGACCCGTCAAAGTCAAGGACGATATCTACTGGGTGGGCGCCGTCGACTGGGACCTCCGTGATTTTCACGGCTACCTCACCCAACGGGGTTCATCCTATAACGCCTATCTGATCATGGACGAGAAGATCACCCTCGTCGATACGGTCAAAGCCTATCTCGTCGAAGAGATGTTGGACCGCATCGCCCATGTCGTCGATCCGTCGAAGATCGACTATATCATCTGTAACCACGTGGAGATGGACCATTCCGGCGGCATTACTCGGCTCATGGAACTGGCCCCCAATGCGACCATCATCACATCGCCCAACGGCCAGCGGGGGTTGAAGGCCCATTACAAGCGCGATTGGCCCATGCAGGTCGTCAAGACGGGGGACAGGCTCAGCCTGGGAAAGCGCAACCTCTCCTTTGTGCTCACCCAGATGGTGCACTGGCCCGATAACATGGTCGCCTACATGCCTGAAGAGAAGATCCTCTTTTCCAATGACGCCTTTGGTCAGCACATCGCCTCCATGGAGCGCTTCGATGATCAGTTTTCTTATCACCTGATCATGGAAGAGGCGAAAAAATACTACGCCAATATCGTCCTTCCTTATGGCGCCCAGGTGCAGAACGCCCTCCAGGCCCTTGCCGGCCTCGAGATCGACCTCATCGCCACCAGCCACGGCCTGCTCTGGCGTTCCCACGTCCCTGAAATCCTGGAGGAGTACGGCAAGTGGGCCGCCAACTATACGGAGGAGAAGGCGTTGATCATCTACGACACCATGTGGGAGTCGACGAAAAAGATCGCCTACGCCATCCAGCGCGCCTTCGAGCACAAGGGCATCGACTCGAAGATGGTGAACCTGGACAGCAACCATATGTCTGACATCATGACCGAGTTGATCACCGCCAAATACGTCTGTGTCGGTTCGCCCACCCTCAACAACAACATGCTGCCCAGTGTGGCTGCCTTTTTGACCTACCTGAAAGGCCTGGCGCCGAAGCAACGCGTAGGCCTCGCCTTCGGCTCTTACGGTTGGGGCGGTCAGGGTGTCGCCCAGATCGAGGAGGCGCTAAAAGCAGCCGGCTTCGATATGCTAAAACCGGTGAAAGCGCAGTACATCCCTGATGAACGCGCCCTGGAGGAGATCACCGCTCAGGTGGAAGCCGTCGTCGGGGGATAG
- a CDS encoding DUF4367 domain-containing protein → MNTLSERFLARQIEKTVRKMVTEAPVPPLEESWARLEQKRREQVSAQFRQHRLEKPRVEAPPSEESLLEQPKSKRRLALLYLRRAAVAAAVLVVGGVLSFQGVGFMTTGMRTAGIVGNSALDKASAPAFMVEQSSSAAPPPVAGGATVSESSATVSERSAAVSENSATVSERSAAVSENSATVSERSAAVSENSATVSDSSASVSERSATTSENALAFTGQAAPVTASPEPVEMTPPGRARERVAAAKPSWKDIASFPKEEQPLALALPVPADGAHSNAADTSPVSITSAHNQPGPVVTYLPPGYTLLASKQREQGEPAASTSLRYIGPAPHYFRLTLSAAPLPPEEGEVQAQRDVDIAGAPGKLVLFAKGLLRIEWRRDKTFYTLTGILPEEEAVRIAQSVR, encoded by the coding sequence ATGAACACACTGTCTGAGCGGTTTCTGGCTCGGCAAATTGAAAAGACTGTCCGCAAGATGGTGACGGAAGCCCCCGTTCCGCCCCTGGAGGAATCCTGGGCCCGCTTGGAGCAAAAACGGCGGGAGCAGGTGTCTGCACAGTTCCGGCAGCACCGGCTGGAAAAGCCACGGGTGGAAGCGCCGCCGTCAGAAGAGTCGCTGCTGGAACAGCCAAAGTCGAAGCGGCGGCTTGCTCTGCTCTATTTGCGCCGGGCGGCTGTCGCTGCGGCGGTTTTGGTGGTGGGGGGCGTCTTGTCTTTTCAAGGCGTCGGTTTCATGACAACAGGGATGAGAACCGCCGGCATTGTTGGAAATAGCGCACTCGACAAAGCGAGTGCGCCCGCCTTTATGGTAGAGCAATCTTCCTCTGCCGCGCCGCCGCCTGTTGCCGGCGGCGCCACCGTCTCGGAAAGTTCTGCGACTGTATCGGAGCGTTCTGCAGCTGTATCGGAGAATTCTGCGACTGTATCGGAGCGTTCTGCAGCTGTATCGGAGAATTCTGCGACTGTATCGGAGCGTTCTGCAGCTGTATCGGAGAATTCTGCGACTGTATCGGATAGTTCTGCTTCTGTATCGGAGCGTTCCGCGACTACTTCGGAAAACGCCCTTGCCTTCACCGGACAAGCGGCGCCCGTCACCGCCAGCCCTGAGCCGGTAGAGATGACGCCGCCGGGAAGGGCGAGGGAAAGGGTGGCCGCGGCAAAACCTTCGTGGAAGGATATCGCTTCATTCCCCAAAGAAGAGCAGCCGCTCGCCCTGGCCCTTCCGGTTCCAGCCGACGGCGCCCATTCAAACGCTGCAGATACTTCACCCGTCTCCATCACGTCAGCACACAATCAGCCGGGACCTGTTGTCACCTATCTTCCGCCCGGGTACACCCTCTTGGCGTCCAAACAGAGGGAGCAGGGGGAGCCTGCCGCCTCCACGTCGCTTCGCTATATCGGGCCAGCGCCGCATTATTTCCGCCTGACTCTTTCCGCCGCGCCTTTGCCGCCTGAGGAAGGGGAAGTTCAGGCTCAGCGCGACGTCGATATCGCCGGCGCGCCGGGGAAACTGGTCCTCTTTGCCAAGGGGCTGCTCCGCATCGAATGGCGCCGTGACAAGACATTCTATACACTGACGGGCATTCTCCCGGAAGAGGAGGCGGTTCGCATCGCCCAGTCGGTCCGGTAG